The following coding sequences are from one Alosa alosa isolate M-15738 ecotype Scorff River chromosome 3, AALO_Geno_1.1, whole genome shotgun sequence window:
- the LOC125292231 gene encoding interferon alpha/beta receptor 1a-like has product MQTGRLAALAAVFSLSACVWLQPPSEVRMEAINTRYTLHWHWTPQGHTHTTCFTVQYKYSHQRVWNRSVCEGVCVQSCDLSTRLHFSGSYWLRVRAEYGGQRSNWSHHLKFTPEEDTLLGQPSILEVQGGVSTVTVRMGELLTHEGEAMSHLMADLTCRVQYWEKCTPEQWSEEDSDIPLLTLRDLKPHTEYCLRVCVFSSNYDKTSNYTHAQCTQTHGRRPVWQVTVGVCLVVCVLVLLTLTHLLRKKPKKSPKYTPSSLQGPPLSHLSLLHVGLEPCSQVAVETLVTVAWWRC; this is encoded by the exons ATGCAGACCGGTCGGCTAGCTGCGCTCGCggctgtcttctctctctccg cgtgtgtgtggcttCAGCCCCCCTCTGAGGTGCGTATGGAGGCCATAAACACGCGATACACACTCCACTGGCACTGGACCccccaaggacacacacacaccacctgcttCACCGTGCAGTACAAGTA ttcTCACCAGCGCGTGTggaacaggagtgtgtgtgagggagtgtgtgtgcagagctgtgACCTCAGCACCCGTCTCCATTTCTCTGGATCCTATTGGCTGAGGGTCAGGGCGGAGtatggaggtcaaaggtcaaactgGAGCCACCACCTCAAGTTCACCCCCGAAGAGGACA CCCTGCTGGGACAGCCATCCATCCTGGAGGTGCAGGGAGGCGTTTCCACGGTGACAGTGCGGATGGGGGAACTCCTCACACACGAGGGCGAAGCCATGAGCCACCTGATGGCAGATCTCACCTGCAGAGTACAGTACTGGGAGAAGTGCACACCtgaacag TGGAGTGAGGAGGACTCTGACATCCCTCTGCTCACACTGCGAGATCTGAAGCCTCACACAGAGTACTGcctacgagtgtgtgtgttcagcagcaACTATGACAAAACCAGcaactacacacacgcacagtgcactcagacacacg GCCGCCGTCCAGTGTGGCAGGtgactgtaggtgtgtgtttggttgtgtgtgtgttggtactgctcactctcacacacttactgAGAAAAAAGCCAAAGAAGTCTCCAAAATACACACCCTCCAGCTTACAG GGTCCTCCACTATCCCATCTCTCCCTGCTGCACGTGGGACTGGAGCCTTGCTCCCAGGTTGCCGTGGAGACACTGGTGACCGTGGCGTGGTGGAGGTgctga
- the il10rb gene encoding interleukin-10 receptor subunit beta, which translates to MKSHSPLVSYMLRMKAVILLEYVVFLLLSWSYSVLGAVEPPAHVTVEALNTHYVLVWDWSGERAGNQNVTFTAEWLAKYKLRRRHQDWESVCVNVSETRCDFTKAELNYLGMFVLRVRANVHTHTQTLHSAWVDRTFCPDSEAALGPPSLVEMSAQGRGLLEVKISDPVTHNNKSMKVHVPELYYRIQYWKLGTYSQRPPQVVDSVASLVTLSELEEWTDFCVRVQSRYNFYNKTSAFTSPQCIRTQGQTPYWHVALLFLLSLSGVFIAVMLFAGGFRYFFGKLKSICFPSNQLPIHIQEYLKDTSSDRPRLLSPESESELVIGRLDVCPEVVVVPATEETEEAWPEPEGVHLDRHGSGDSGVYSAEEASGGGVASQEEEELRRGEREWEKEERKRGEREWEKEERKRGEREWEKEERKRGETEEDEGVRDVCV; encoded by the exons ttttgggAGCTGTGGAGCCTCCTGCGCATGTGACGGTGGAGGCGCTGAACACACACTACGTGCTGGTGTGGGACTGGAGTGGAGAACGTGCTGGAAACCAGAATGTGACCTTTACTGCTGAGTGGCTAGC TAAGTACAAGCTGAGGCGTCGGCATCAGGATTGGGAGTcggtgtgtgtgaacgtgtcgGAGACGCGGTGTGACTTCACCAAAGCTGAGCTCAACTACCTGGGCATGTTTGTGCTGCGCGTCCGAGccaacgtgcacacacacacacaaacgctccaCTCCGCCTGGGTCGACCGAACCTTCTGCCCTGACAGTGAGG ctgctcTAGGTCCGCCATCTCTTGTTGAAATGTCTGCTCAGGGGCGGGGCTTACTGGAGGTCAAGATATCTGACCCTGTGACCCATAACAACAAGTCCATGAAGGTCCATGTCCCTGAACTGTACTACCGCATCCAGTACTGGAAACTAGGCACATACTCTCag CGCCCCCCACAGGTGGTGGACAGCGTTGCGTCGCTGGTGACTCTGTCTGAGCTGGAGGAGTGGACTGACTTCTGCGTCCGCGTTCAGAGCCGCTACAACTTCTACAACAAAACCTCCGCCTTCACCTCGCCCCAGTGTATACGCACACaag gtcagaCTCCCTACTGGCATGTGGCGCTGTTGTTCCTGCTCTCTCTAAGTGGGGTGTTTATTGCGGTGATGCTGTTTGCTGGCGGCTTCCGTTATTTCTTTGGGAAATTGAAGTCGATCTGTTTCCCTAGCAACCAGCTGCCCATTCACATACAGGAg tATCTGAAGGACACATCGTCTGACAGGCCCCGCCTCCTCTCCCCGGAGTCGGAGTCGGAGCTTGTGATTGGCCGACTGGACGTGTGCCCTGAGGTGGTGGTCGTCCCGGCGAccgaggagacagaggaggcgTGGCCAGAGCCGGAGGGCGTGCACCTTGATCGCCATGGCAGCGGAGACTCAGGCGTCTACTCGGCTGAGGAGGCGTCGGGAGGGGGAGTGGCCtctcaggaggaggaggagcttaggagaggagagagagagtgggagaaggaggagaggaagagaggagagagagagtgggagaaggaggagaggaagagaggagagagagagtgggagaaggaggagaggaagagaggagagacagaggaggatgaaggagtcagagacgtgtgtgtctga